A stretch of Lysinibacillus agricola DNA encodes these proteins:
- a CDS encoding ABC transporter substrate-binding protein, which yields MLKKLFIFLLFLIVLSGCSLKSKPLIIAVMAPEMEDSIKNLYAENYDYDIEIKSILPSVDAINGNWVELDKVIDNFLINNKDVDIVYGFTPDYLKGLVEKGDLKNLSTSMDESVLEKIAPAILEPIKQAGKGDVYAVAPYFNNYVLVYNKRIFEQVEVEKPSNSMTWQEISKLATEVQEKSNYKGIALGFPSSDRQFYFLYQSINDPVDYFENKDGKAIVNTTITKKYWKLFADMYKDNSKATGEEFMNGKVSMALLPLGQLIDSEFLKFYADLDKSNWGIVEMPVFEENKGGLAFTDSLFSISKYSDNDEAIKFLEYIQGEKFAKLLTKTTLFPTYWDEEIKDILIQKYEFDLSPAYNQPGALIKPPQFNADKFNEITNVGADYFTQYLKGEGELNKLLSDYEGKINKKK from the coding sequence ATGTTAAAGAAATTGTTTATATTTTTGTTATTTTTAATAGTACTAAGTGGCTGTAGCTTAAAAAGTAAACCTCTAATTATAGCTGTGATGGCTCCAGAAATGGAAGATTCAATTAAAAATTTATATGCTGAAAATTATGATTATGATATAGAAATTAAGTCTATATTACCCAGTGTAGATGCAATAAATGGTAATTGGGTAGAGTTGGATAAAGTGATTGATAATTTCTTGATAAATAATAAGGATGTAGATATAGTGTATGGGTTTACACCTGATTATTTAAAGGGGTTGGTTGAAAAAGGGGATTTAAAAAATTTGAGTACTTCAATGGATGAATCTGTATTGGAGAAAATTGCACCAGCTATATTAGAACCTATTAAACAAGCAGGTAAAGGGGATGTATACGCGGTTGCTCCATACTTTAATAACTATGTACTTGTGTATAATAAAAGAATTTTTGAACAAGTAGAAGTCGAAAAACCAAGTAATAGTATGACGTGGCAAGAAATAAGTAAATTAGCTACTGAAGTTCAAGAGAAATCGAATTATAAAGGTATTGCATTGGGTTTTCCTTCTTCAGATAGACAATTTTACTTTTTATATCAAAGTATAAATGATCCAGTTGATTATTTTGAAAATAAGGATGGAAAAGCTATAGTTAATACTACGATTACTAAAAAGTACTGGAAGCTGTTCGCTGATATGTACAAAGATAACTCAAAAGCAACAGGAGAGGAGTTTATGAATGGGAAAGTATCTATGGCTCTTCTACCATTAGGACAACTAATAGATTCCGAATTTCTTAAGTTTTATGCGGATTTGGATAAATCAAATTGGGGAATAGTGGAAATGCCTGTTTTTGAGGAAAATAAAGGAGGTCTTGCGTTTACAGATTCTCTATTTTCTATTTCAAAGTATAGTGATAATGATGAAGCTATAAAATTTTTAGAATATATACAGGGTGAAAAATTCGCCAAATTATTAACTAAAACTACATTATTCCCTACATATTGGGACGAAGAAATTAAAGATATACTTATTCAAAAATACGAGTTTGACTTATCACCAGCATACAACCAACCTGGAGCATTAATTAAGCCACCACAATTTAACGCAGACAAATTCAATGAGATTACAAATGTAGGAGCCGATTACTTTACACAATATTTAAAAGGAGAAGGTGAACTAAATAAACTACTGAGTGATTATGAAGGAAAAATAAACAAAAAGAAATAA
- a CDS encoding CPBP family intramembrane glutamic endopeptidase produces the protein MRELLNSEKSRNMKKLLNFIYKTLLLVILYFMSFIIANIEMPRFDFLNNINPAWVVIDIENDFLVIIFFVLLLKTIGKKYIYLFSIEPLKNNKSYVWIVLSLFATYLIIEMVSGSNFQLRIFTMDFLSYLVLLLRVLIIVPIAEEFMYRGLLVLIPSKRIKYLMLLVSSIVFALFHDDPTLIIWLGLSLGILAIRFNNIWIPIIAHALWNLFVSFFAL, from the coding sequence ATGAGGGAATTATTAAATTCAGAAAAGAGCAGAAATATGAAAAAACTATTAAACTTCATATATAAAACTCTTTTATTAGTAATTTTATATTTTATGTCCTTCATTATAGCGAATATAGAAATGCCTAGATTTGATTTTTTAAATAATATAAATCCAGCGTGGGTCGTAATAGATATTGAGAATGATTTCTTAGTTATTATATTTTTTGTCTTATTATTAAAGACAATCGGAAAAAAATATATTTATTTATTTAGTATAGAACCTTTAAAAAATAATAAAAGTTATGTTTGGATTGTTCTTTCTTTATTTGCAACTTACTTAATTATAGAAATGGTTTCTGGATCGAATTTTCAACTTAGAATATTTACCATGGATTTTTTGTCTTACTTAGTATTACTTTTACGTGTTCTAATAATAGTTCCAATAGCAGAAGAATTTATGTATAGAGGATTATTGGTTTTAATACCGAGTAAAAGGATAAAATATTTAATGTTGTTGGTTTCATCCATTGTTTTTGCTTTATTTCATGATGATCCCACATTAATTATTTGGTTAGGTTTAAGTTTAGGTATATTAGCGATTCGTTTCAATAATATTTGGATTCCAATTATTGCCCACGCTCTTTGGAATTTATTTGTATCATTTTTTGCATTGTAA
- a CDS encoding winged helix-turn-helix domain-containing protein, with protein MNSNYIAVLTNNHNFYQFLDLLLFNISLKRINDFQSLINDEDCIAFVGDSLCYEDLQKVEKNINKPVILLSSSLDYKENFLNFYYKFPRFISKQNFINKEFNDLYRLNTDTYFSIEKHSIITKNQSHPLTNLEFRLIYYLLKNRGKVISVDSLIDRLDLMTPSSLYVCVKKLRDKIEENSDSPSLLVYLKNKGYYLNIDSN; from the coding sequence ATGAATTCAAATTATATAGCTGTTTTGACTAATAATCATAATTTTTATCAATTTCTTGACTTATTATTGTTTAATATATCACTAAAGAGAATTAACGATTTTCAAAGTTTAATAAATGATGAAGATTGTATAGCTTTTGTTGGAGATTCTCTCTGCTATGAAGATCTACAAAAAGTAGAGAAAAACATTAATAAGCCGGTTATTCTTCTTTCAAGTTCATTAGATTATAAGGAGAATTTTTTGAATTTTTATTATAAATTTCCAAGATTTATCTCTAAACAAAACTTCATTAATAAAGAATTCAATGATTTATATAGATTAAATACTGATACTTATTTCTCTATAGAAAAACACAGTATTATTACTAAAAATCAAAGCCATCCACTAACTAATCTGGAATTTAGGCTAATTTATTATTTATTAAAAAATAGAGGTAAAGTTATTAGTGTAGATTCTCTCATTGATAGGTTAGATTTAATGACACCATCATCACTATATGTCTGCGTGAAAAAATTACGAGATAAAATTGAGGAGAATAGTGATTCTCCTTCTCTTTTAGTCTATTTAAAAAACAAAGGTTATTATTTAAATATTGATAGTAACTAA
- a CDS encoding DUF2726 domain-containing protein, whose product MSSDTKNPQSTFPITDSGISNEEYSFALKSHFDFTVYDNTTLQPLFAVEFDGKSHLVEIQKSRDKLKNRLVERFNLPLLRINSLYLDKKYRSLDLLSWCIEVWFSAKYFYEAQRNGLIPYDEPFSPMSLQEYQIINSIPFEVIEEVKR is encoded by the coding sequence ATCTCATCCGATACCAAGAATCCACAATCAACTTTTCCAATCACTGATAGTGGGATTTCCAACGAAGAGTATTCTTTCGCTTTAAAATCACATTTTGATTTTACTGTATATGATAATACAACATTGCAACCATTATTTGCAGTAGAGTTTGATGGAAAGTCTCATTTAGTAGAAATTCAAAAGTCGAGAGATAAACTTAAAAATAGATTAGTGGAAAGGTTTAATCTTCCCCTTTTAAGAATTAACTCTTTATATTTGGATAAGAAGTATCGTAGTTTAGATCTTTTAAGTTGGTGTATAGAAGTTTGGTTTTCAGCTAAATATTTTTATGAGGCGCAGAGAAATGGTCTGATTCCATATGATGAGCCATTCTCTCCTATGTCTTTACAAGAATATCAAATAATAAATTCTATACCATTTGAAGTAATAGAAGAAGTAAAAAGGTGA
- a CDS encoding helix-turn-helix transcriptional regulator, producing MKIERMLTIIVMLLNRNRVTANELAEKFEVSVRTIYRDIETINLAGIPIISHSGNNGGFSIYESYKLNHQVLTLNNLSSLLSVLKDINFTVDDIELESSIEKLQNIIPKNKVDYLKLHMEQIIIDLHPYGDSPNQKALVKTLRKAITQTNLLTIDYRNYDNIVSKRQVEPMSLIFKNYTWYLFAYCLLKEDFRIFRVSRISDFHIKNQSFERREKSYHEIMALLNEQTTMTTIVLKVSPQMKSRVKDVFNKEDIAVLETGELLVTATFPEKEWLFSLIFSFGEHIEVLAPKEMRKKIASKLRLMADKYH from the coding sequence ATGAAAATAGAACGTATGTTAACCATTATTGTGATGTTACTTAATAGAAATCGTGTAACAGCAAATGAATTGGCTGAGAAATTTGAAGTGTCGGTCCGGACTATTTACCGAGATATTGAAACAATCAATCTAGCTGGCATTCCCATCATTTCCCATTCCGGAAACAATGGTGGATTCAGCATTTATGAGAGTTATAAATTAAATCATCAAGTACTAACTCTTAATAACCTGTCCTCCCTTCTTTCTGTTCTCAAGGATATTAATTTCACAGTTGACGACATTGAGTTAGAATCATCCATAGAAAAACTACAAAATATCATTCCTAAAAACAAGGTAGATTATCTAAAGCTGCATATGGAACAAATCATCATTGATTTACATCCTTATGGAGACTCTCCAAATCAAAAAGCATTAGTTAAGACGCTAAGGAAAGCTATTACACAGACTAATTTACTGACTATTGACTACAGAAATTATGATAATATCGTCAGCAAAAGACAAGTTGAGCCTATGTCGCTCATATTTAAAAATTATACTTGGTATTTATTTGCTTATTGTCTTTTAAAAGAAGACTTCAGAATATTTAGAGTTTCCCGTATAAGTGATTTTCACATTAAAAATCAATCATTTGAACGTCGAGAAAAATCCTATCACGAGATTATGGCATTATTAAATGAACAAACAACAATGACAACAATTGTCTTAAAAGTTTCCCCTCAAATGAAGTCTCGTGTGAAGGATGTTTTTAATAAAGAAGATATTGCGGTGTTAGAAACAGGTGAACTTCTTGTTACAGCTACATTCCCCGAAAAAGAATGGTTGTTCTCTCTCATATTTAGTTTTGGAGAGCATATAGAGGTCTTAGCTCCAAAAGAAATGCGCAAAAAAATTGCTTCCAAACTCAGATTGATGGCTGACAAATATCATTAA
- a CDS encoding alpha/beta fold hydrolase produces the protein MTNNYEFPTPTLISGNGVELEVFEAGQKNGGQPIVLCHGWPEHAFSWRHQVTPLVEAGYHVIIPNQRGYGESSCPKEVTKYDIEHLTGDLVALLDHYQYKDAIFMGHDWGASVVWSMALLHPERVNKMINLCLPYQVRGERPWIDFMEEAFGDDYYFVHFNKQPGVADAVLDENAAQFLRNLYRKNVPSQGSVEGMEMINLAKATQPLGEPVMSDDDLSVYITAFNKTGFTPSINWYRNLNRNWNLLGDSSPILHQPTLMIYGEKDIIPPLPNIKDFVPNIDIKSLNTGHWIQEERPEELNQMILEWLEK, from the coding sequence ATGACAAACAATTATGAATTTCCAACACCAACACTTATCTCAGGTAACGGTGTGGAGCTAGAGGTTTTTGAAGCTGGACAAAAAAATGGGGGGCAACCTATCGTTCTCTGCCACGGATGGCCAGAGCATGCCTTTTCTTGGAGACATCAAGTGACCCCTCTTGTAGAAGCAGGTTATCACGTTATTATTCCTAATCAACGAGGGTATGGAGAGTCTTCTTGTCCAAAAGAAGTCACAAAATATGATATTGAACATTTAACGGGTGATCTTGTTGCTCTTTTGGATCACTACCAATACAAAGATGCCATTTTTATGGGCCATGATTGGGGCGCAAGTGTTGTTTGGAGTATGGCTTTGCTGCATCCAGAACGTGTTAATAAAATGATTAACTTATGCTTGCCCTACCAAGTTCGAGGAGAGAGACCTTGGATTGATTTTATGGAAGAAGCTTTTGGCGATGATTACTATTTTGTTCACTTTAACAAACAACCAGGTGTTGCAGATGCTGTATTAGACGAAAATGCAGCCCAATTTCTTCGTAACTTATATCGAAAGAATGTTCCATCACAAGGCTCTGTTGAAGGAATGGAAATGATTAATCTAGCTAAAGCAACCCAGCCGTTAGGTGAACCTGTTATGAGCGATGATGATCTTTCTGTTTATATCACAGCCTTCAATAAGACAGGTTTCACTCCAAGCATCAATTGGTACAGAAATTTAAATCGTAATTGGAATTTATTAGGTGACTCATCTCCTATTCTTCATCAGCCAACATTGATGATTTATGGTGAGAAAGATATTATTCCGCCGCTTCCAAATATAAAAGATTTTGTACCTAATATAGACATTAAGAGTTTAAACACTGGTCATTGGATTCAAGAAGAAAGACCTGAAGAGCTTAATCAAATGATTTTAGAATGGCTGGAAAAATGA
- a CDS encoding YdeI/OmpD-associated family protein, whose product MSEVLFFSNQTEFIDWLDIHHQTASEIWVVFFKKKTNKASLTWSESVDCALSFGWIDGIRKTVDEDCYKIRFTPRKPNSLWSKVNVQKVHKLIEHNQMRPEGLTVFNQRNDQTGYSSVHRNVTLTKEYEDEIIKHPSSWEFFNQLPPSYRRDSIWWVMSAKKEETRLRRLNRLIVSWDKGEMLRP is encoded by the coding sequence ATGAGTGAAGTGCTATTTTTTAGTAATCAAACAGAATTTATTGATTGGTTGGATATTCATCACCAAACAGCTAGTGAAATTTGGGTAGTTTTTTTTAAGAAAAAGACCAATAAAGCAAGTCTTACTTGGTCCGAATCAGTAGATTGTGCACTGTCATTTGGTTGGATTGATGGGATACGAAAAACAGTTGATGAAGATTGCTATAAAATTCGCTTTACTCCACGTAAGCCTAATAGCCTCTGGAGTAAAGTTAATGTGCAAAAGGTGCATAAACTGATAGAACACAATCAAATGAGGCCTGAGGGATTGACTGTTTTCAATCAAAGAAATGATCAAACAGGTTATTCTTCCGTTCATAGGAACGTTACTTTAACGAAAGAATATGAGGATGAAATTATAAAACATCCAAGTTCTTGGGAATTTTTTAATCAGCTTCCACCTTCGTACAGAAGAGATTCTATTTGGTGGGTAATGAGTGCTAAAAAAGAAGAAACTCGGCTAAGAAGATTGAATCGATTAATTGTTTCATGGGACAAGGGAGAAATGTTAAGACCCTAG
- the glmS gene encoding glutamine--fructose-6-phosphate transaminase (isomerizing): MCGIVGYIGESDAKEILLKGLEKLEYRGYDSAGIAVRNEDGVTVFKEKGRIADLRDAVDEDVAAKVGIGHTRWATHGVPNRLNAHPHQSTSGRFTLVHNGVIENYHLLQKTYLKGIPMKSDTDTEVIVQLVELFVKEGLSTAEAFRKTLSLLHGSYALALLDAEAADTIFVAKNKSPLLVGVGEGFNVVASDAMAMLQVTDQYVELHDKEVVIVHKAGVEITKLDGSVVERAPYTAELDMSDIEKGTYPHYMLKEMDEQPTVIRKIIQAYEGENGELTIDADILEALRAADRLYIIAAGTSYHAGLIGKQYFEKMAGIPVEVHISSEFGYNMPLLSEKPLFIFITQSGETADSRQVLVKIKELGYPTLTITNVPGSTLSREADHTLLLHAGPEIAVASTKAYVAQVAVLALAAYVTAKANGKGLEFDLKQELAIAANGIQTIIDSKDVLEDIAEDYLKIARNAFFIGRNIDFYVSLEGALKLKEISYIQAEGFAGGELKHGTIALIEEGTPVFALVTQEAVSLNIRGNVKEVAARGAYPCIIAMAGVDEDGDRLVIPQVHEYLTPLVSVVPLQLISYYAALHRRCDVDKPRNLAKSVTVE; the protein is encoded by the coding sequence ATGTGTGGAATTGTAGGATATATTGGTGAATCAGATGCAAAGGAAATCTTATTAAAAGGTTTAGAGAAACTAGAGTACCGTGGCTATGACTCAGCAGGTATTGCAGTACGTAATGAAGATGGTGTAACAGTATTCAAAGAAAAGGGTCGTATTGCCGATTTACGTGACGCGGTGGACGAGGACGTTGCTGCAAAAGTGGGTATTGGTCATACACGTTGGGCAACTCATGGTGTGCCAAACCGTTTGAATGCACACCCTCACCAAAGTACATCAGGACGTTTTACGCTAGTACACAACGGAGTTATTGAAAACTATCATTTATTACAAAAAACTTATTTAAAAGGTATTCCGATGAAATCTGATACAGACACAGAGGTCATCGTGCAATTAGTAGAGCTATTTGTGAAAGAAGGTTTAAGCACAGCTGAGGCGTTCCGTAAGACTCTATCTCTATTACACGGCTCTTACGCATTAGCGCTTTTAGATGCAGAAGCGGCGGATACAATTTTCGTTGCGAAAAACAAATCTCCACTTTTAGTAGGTGTTGGTGAAGGCTTCAATGTTGTAGCTTCTGATGCAATGGCGATGCTACAGGTAACAGATCAATATGTGGAGTTACATGATAAAGAAGTCGTAATCGTACACAAAGCTGGCGTTGAAATTACAAAATTAGACGGTTCAGTAGTAGAGCGTGCACCTTATACAGCAGAGCTTGATATGAGCGATATTGAAAAAGGTACTTACCCTCACTACATGCTAAAAGAAATGGATGAGCAGCCAACAGTTATTCGTAAAATTATTCAAGCATACGAAGGTGAGAATGGCGAATTAACAATTGACGCTGATATTTTAGAAGCATTACGAGCAGCAGACCGTCTATATATTATTGCAGCCGGAACAAGCTATCATGCAGGCTTAATCGGTAAGCAATATTTCGAAAAAATGGCTGGTATCCCTGTGGAAGTTCATATTTCAAGTGAATTCGGCTACAATATGCCATTACTATCGGAAAAACCATTGTTCATCTTTATTACACAATCAGGTGAAACAGCAGATAGCCGTCAAGTACTTGTGAAAATTAAAGAGCTTGGTTACCCAACATTAACAATTACAAATGTACCTGGCTCTACACTATCACGTGAAGCGGATCATACGCTTTTACTACATGCAGGTCCAGAAATTGCAGTAGCTTCAACAAAAGCATATGTAGCACAAGTAGCTGTACTTGCCCTAGCAGCGTATGTAACTGCAAAGGCTAATGGCAAAGGCTTAGAGTTCGATTTAAAACAAGAACTTGCGATTGCAGCAAATGGTATCCAAACAATTATTGATTCAAAAGATGTATTAGAGGACATCGCAGAGGACTACTTAAAAATCGCACGCAACGCATTCTTCATCGGTCGTAACATCGACTTCTATGTAAGCCTTGAAGGTGCCTTGAAGCTAAAAGAAATCTCTTACATTCAAGCAGAAGGCTTCGCAGGTGGCGAGTTAAAACACGGAACAATTGCCTTAATCGAAGAAGGTACACCAGTGTTCGCCCTTGTCACACAAGAAGCAGTATCATTAAATATTCGTGGTAATGTTAAAGAGGTAGCTGCACGTGGAGCATATCCATGTATTATTGCGATGGCTGGCGTAGATGAAGACGGTGACCGTTTAGTAATCCCTCAAGTTCATGAATACCTAACACCACTTGTATCTGTAGTGCCATTACAGTTAATTAGCTATTACGCAGCACTTCACCGCCGCTGTGATGTGGATAAACCACGTAACTTGGCTAAATCAGTGACTGTTGAGTAA
- a CDS encoding PadR family transcriptional regulator, with the protein MDNLSEMLKGVLEGIVLEIISRGEIYGYEIVKYLTQMGFEGIAEGTVYALLMRLERNRLVNIVKKPSEIGPPRKFYTLNEQGREKLMSFWAKWDFLSSRIEILRNDGGSKHEF; encoded by the coding sequence GTGGATAATCTGAGCGAAATGCTCAAAGGAGTTTTAGAAGGTATTGTTTTAGAAATCATCAGCCGTGGCGAAATTTATGGTTATGAGATTGTCAAATATCTCACACAGATGGGGTTCGAGGGCATAGCTGAAGGAACTGTTTATGCGCTACTTATGCGGTTAGAAAGAAATCGTCTTGTCAATATTGTCAAAAAGCCATCTGAAATTGGTCCACCGAGGAAATTTTATACGCTGAATGAACAAGGGCGAGAAAAATTGATGTCCTTCTGGGCTAAATGGGATTTTTTAAGTAGTCGTATTGAAATTTTAAGAAATGATGGAGGAAGCAAGCATGAGTTTTAG
- a CDS encoding type 1 glutamine amidotransferase domain-containing protein, translating to MAKIATVITNMFEDAEYTSPKGALEAAGHELITIDTTVGIEVEGKHGEKVKIDKGIDEVTASEFDALFIPGGFSPDILRVDDRVVAFVKEFMDDMKPTFAICHGPQLLITAKTLNGRDATGYKSIRVDLENAGAIFHDEEVFVCQKQLVTSRTPDDLPAFNREIVKLLESKEG from the coding sequence ATGGCTAAAATTGCTACGGTGATTACCAATATGTTTGAGGACGCTGAATATACGAGCCCTAAAGGAGCATTAGAAGCGGCAGGTCATGAACTAATCACGATAGATACGACAGTAGGCATTGAGGTAGAAGGTAAGCATGGAGAGAAAGTTAAAATTGATAAAGGTATCGATGAGGTGACAGCCTCTGAATTCGATGCATTGTTCATCCCAGGTGGTTTTTCTCCTGATATATTACGCGTAGACGATCGTGTTGTGGCATTTGTAAAGGAATTTATGGACGACATGAAACCGACCTTTGCCATTTGTCATGGACCTCAGCTACTCATTACAGCAAAAACATTAAACGGTCGTGATGCAACTGGCTATAAATCAATTCGAGTAGATTTAGAAAATGCAGGCGCGATTTTCCATGACGAAGAAGTATTTGTTTGTCAAAAACAACTAGTAACAAGTCGCACACCAGATGACTTACCAGCATTTAATCGAGAAATTGTGAAATTATTGGAAAGTAAAGAAGGTTAA
- the glmM gene encoding phosphoglucosamine mutase: MGKYFGTDGVRGVANSELTPELAFKLGRIGGYVLTKDATDRPKVLIGRDTRISGEMLEGALVAGLLSIGVEVMRLGVISTPGVAYLTRIMSADAGVMISASHNPVADNGIKFFGPDGFKLTDAQEAEIEAILDAQEDTLPRPIGADLGSVSDYFEGGQKYIQYLKQTVDEEFDGIHVALDCAHGATSSLATHLFADLEADISTMGASPTGLNINDGVGSTHPEGLAKFVAEKGADVGLAFDGDGDRLIAVDENGKIVDGDQIMFIIGKHLNAVGRLKKQTIVSTVMSNMGFYKAVEDNEMHSVQTAVGDRYVVEEMRANDYNLGGEQSGHIVFLDFNTTGDGLLTGIQLVNIMKATGKKLSELASEMKIFPQRLVNVRVTDKHAVTENAKVAAVITDVEADMAGNGRVLVRPSGTEPLVRVMVEAATEADCERYVERIADVVRAEMGLAE; the protein is encoded by the coding sequence ATGGGTAAATATTTTGGAACAGATGGCGTCCGTGGCGTCGCGAATAGTGAATTAACACCGGAACTTGCATTTAAACTTGGCCGCATAGGTGGCTATGTTTTAACGAAGGATGCAACTGACCGTCCAAAGGTTTTAATCGGTCGTGACACACGTATTTCAGGTGAAATGCTTGAAGGTGCACTTGTAGCTGGTCTTTTATCAATCGGCGTAGAGGTGATGCGTCTAGGTGTTATTTCGACACCAGGTGTGGCTTATCTTACTCGAATTATGAGCGCAGATGCAGGCGTCATGATTTCAGCTTCACATAACCCAGTTGCCGATAATGGCATTAAGTTTTTCGGTCCAGATGGCTTTAAGCTAACTGATGCGCAAGAAGCCGAAATCGAAGCGATATTAGATGCACAAGAGGATACATTGCCACGTCCAATCGGGGCAGATTTAGGCTCTGTAAGCGACTACTTCGAGGGTGGACAAAAATATATTCAATACTTAAAACAAACAGTGGATGAAGAATTTGATGGTATCCATGTCGCATTAGATTGTGCACATGGTGCTACGTCTTCACTAGCTACACACCTATTTGCAGATTTAGAAGCGGATATTTCAACGATGGGTGCTTCACCAACAGGCTTAAATATTAATGACGGTGTCGGCTCAACACATCCAGAAGGATTAGCTAAATTTGTCGCAGAAAAGGGTGCTGATGTTGGATTAGCATTCGATGGCGATGGTGACCGGTTAATCGCTGTAGATGAAAACGGTAAAATCGTTGATGGTGACCAAATTATGTTCATCATTGGGAAGCATTTGAATGCAGTTGGCCGCTTGAAAAAGCAAACAATCGTTTCAACGGTTATGAGTAACATGGGCTTCTACAAAGCTGTTGAAGATAATGAAATGCATAGTGTACAAACAGCTGTAGGTGATCGTTATGTCGTGGAAGAAATGCGTGCCAATGATTATAATTTAGGTGGCGAGCAATCTGGTCATATTGTTTTCTTAGACTTTAATACAACTGGTGACGGTTTATTAACAGGTATTCAGCTTGTCAACATTATGAAAGCTACAGGTAAAAAACTGTCGGAGCTTGCCTCTGAAATGAAAATTTTCCCACAGCGTTTAGTCAACGTACGTGTAACAGACAAGCATGCTGTGACAGAGAATGCAAAGGTTGCTGCAGTGATTACTGATGTAGAAGCAGATATGGCTGGCAACGGTCGCGTTTTAGTACGTCCTTCTGGTACAGAGCCACTTGTACGAGTAATGGTAGAAGCAGCTACAGAGGCAGACTGCGAGCGTTACGTAGAGCGTATTGCAGATGTTGTCCGTGCTGAAATGGGCTTAGCTGAATAA
- a CDS encoding CdaR family protein, producing MDKMMDSPWVLRIIALFLACLLFFSVRTELSPTKKTITSEQTAVIRDVPVDVFYDDKNLIVTGIPKTVNVTIKGSMPLVLQAQASKDFSIFVDLSNLLIGEHNVRLKYENISEKLQVTLDPATVKVNIEEKVTQEFRVDPEMNNRLIEEGYILKGMTANPATVYVTGPKSAIENISYVKATVTGEQGLKEPFSQVAAVKVLDRDLNKLDVTIEPETVKVQVDIGAYSRELPVVLKEIGTAADGITVNQLTFSPTTVKVYGKKSIIDALTAIPLEVDLSKITESKTYEFDVKLPEGVTKISESRIKVKADISKVEQEKTTTTPTTTTPAPTPTPSPPSEESITPPEEDTPTEQTEDIDS from the coding sequence ATGGATAAAATGATGGATAGCCCTTGGGTTTTACGAATCATCGCATTATTTCTAGCCTGTTTGCTATTTTTCTCCGTTCGTACTGAGTTATCTCCTACAAAGAAAACAATAACAAGTGAGCAAACAGCGGTAATTCGAGATGTACCAGTAGATGTTTTTTATGACGATAAAAATCTCATTGTAACAGGCATACCAAAGACGGTGAATGTTACAATAAAAGGCTCGATGCCACTCGTTTTACAAGCACAGGCATCAAAGGATTTTTCCATATTCGTAGATTTAAGTAATTTACTAATTGGTGAACATAACGTAAGGCTGAAGTACGAGAATATTTCTGAAAAATTGCAAGTTACATTAGACCCGGCAACTGTAAAGGTAAATATTGAGGAAAAGGTCACGCAAGAGTTTCGTGTTGACCCTGAGATGAATAATCGTTTAATTGAAGAAGGATATATATTAAAGGGCATGACTGCTAATCCAGCTACGGTGTATGTTACAGGTCCTAAAAGTGCAATTGAAAACATTAGCTATGTAAAAGCTACTGTAACGGGTGAGCAAGGCTTGAAAGAACCATTCTCACAGGTAGCGGCAGTTAAAGTACTAGATCGTGATTTAAATAAGTTAGATGTGACGATTGAACCGGAAACTGTGAAGGTACAAGTAGATATTGGGGCATACAGTAGAGAGTTGCCTGTTGTGCTTAAGGAAATAGGGACAGCGGCGGATGGTATTACCGTCAACCAATTAACATTTAGTCCTACAACGGTGAAAGTGTACGGTAAAAAATCTATCATAGATGCATTAACGGCAATACCACTTGAGGTTGACCTATCAAAAATTACAGAATCAAAAACTTATGAATTTGATGTAAAATTACCAGAAGGCGTGACAAAAATATCTGAATCAAGAATTAAAGTGAAAGCAGATATTTCGAAGGTAGAGCAGGAAAAAACTACAACTACTCCAACAACAACGACACCTGCTCCTACACCTACTCCTTCGCCTCCTTCAGAGGAATCTATCACTCCTCCTGAGGAAGACACGCCTACTGAGCAAACAGAAGATATTGATTCTTAG